Proteins encoded within one genomic window of Streptomyces sp. NBC_01314:
- a CDS encoding lysophospholipid acyltransferase family protein, translated as MFSRLADVLVPAVGHLTVTVDAGSAVAPGSIIAANHTSLADPAIVLAALHRLGVQPVAMGAAGLWRIPLLGRALARDGYVPVYRGDPRAADALDLAAAALAKGRTVLIYAEGGIPLRKDSAEAAPGAFRSGLARLAERTGAPVVPVGQAGARRVTSGGTAKQLAGLVTAPLRRPDLHVHVGAPLTLTGDHTANTRQAHAAVTAAWRTAAAHLGEPAALAA; from the coding sequence ATGTTCAGCCGCCTCGCCGACGTCCTGGTGCCCGCCGTCGGACATCTCACGGTGACCGTCGACGCCGGATCCGCGGTGGCGCCGGGCAGCATCATCGCCGCCAACCACACCTCGCTCGCCGATCCCGCCATCGTGCTCGCCGCGCTGCACCGCCTCGGTGTCCAGCCGGTCGCCATGGGCGCCGCAGGCCTGTGGCGGATCCCCCTGCTCGGCCGTGCGCTCGCCCGCGACGGGTACGTCCCCGTGTACCGCGGAGACCCGCGTGCCGCCGACGCGCTCGACCTCGCCGCCGCCGCACTGGCGAAGGGCCGGACCGTCCTGATCTACGCCGAGGGCGGGATTCCGCTGCGCAAGGACTCCGCCGAAGCCGCGCCCGGTGCGTTCCGCAGCGGTCTGGCCCGGCTCGCCGAACGCACCGGCGCGCCCGTCGTCCCGGTCGGCCAGGCCGGGGCACGCCGGGTCACCTCGGGAGGCACGGCCAAGCAACTCGCGGGGCTGGTCACCGCCCCGCTGCGCCGCCCCGATCTGCACGTCCACGTCGGAGCACCGCTCACCCTGACCGGCGACCACACCGCGAACACGCGGCAGGCGCATGCGGCCGTGACAGCCGCCTGGCGCACGGCCGCCGCGCACCTGGGCGAACCGGCCGCGCTCGCCGCGTAA